The Streptococcus gwangjuense nucleotide sequence GCACCATAAATCAAGGTTGATATTACATCAAAGAGAGAGATTGCTCCTGATATAAAGCTCGATGCATTCAGAATTACAAGAGCAACCAGCCCTATAAAAAGTATTAACGGGGTGTATTTTTTTACTAAGTTCATAAATTCTCCTTAATAAACATGTTTAGATACGACTATACTATTTGGTTTTTCAAACTCTCGATTAAGGTAGGCTTGGTAAGTTCCTGGAGCGATAAATCCTTTGGGTGAGAGGATATCGGTGCCAGCCTGACCGACTATGGTATCAGCCAAGAGCACACAGTTTGTAGATAAGACAAAGTAGGATTTAAACTTAGATTTGATAAATTTATAAAGTTCCCCATCTGTCTCATGTCTGATTTTATAAGCGTAGGTGTAGTCTTCCTTACCATCACCTGTCATGATTTTATCTGCACTTGGCTCCCATGGAATCGTCAGTTGTTTCAATTCAGCCAACTTTTTCTGAACTGCTTTTTCCATTTCAGGCGTCAAATCTATCCCATAACCAAAAAGCGTTTTTTGACTCTCACGTTTACATAGGTCAATGTACTTGTCACGATCACAGAAATATAAGACACCATCTCCTACCATGCCAAATAAGGTCTCAGAAGACGGATCATAGTTGCCATAAGAAATAACACGGCCTTGATAGCAGATATCCACATGACCAATTGCCGAAAACAGAGAGGTCTCAGCTGTATGAACAAAAATTTCTAGCTCTGCTGTCTTACCAGACTTCACTATTCCAAGATGGATATCTTCTTCCTCATCAGCATTTTCCAGCATAAATTTGTTAATTTTTGCTAAAGTTCTTGCAGGGATGAGAGCGGCTAGGACAATAGGTAAGCTCATTCTTACACGACGTTTGAGATGGTTTTTCCCAATTTCCTCCTCAAACAAGAAACCATCACGGATATTGGACACACCATAAAGGAAAAAATAAGCCCCTAATACAAAGAGTTGAAAGACAGAATTTCCTGTAGAGGACAAAAGACTAGTCCCACCAAGAAAAACTAGTACGAGTCCATCTAGTAAGAGACGAAAACGAGGTCGAATTTTGTTTTTGCGGTAGAGAACATAGGTGACAAGGTTAATACTAGCATGAAAAATCTGATAAACTCCAATCACAAGAGCCAAAATATAAATCGGCACATCCGTCGCAAGATTGGAGCCAAGCAAATATCCCAGCACTAACAATTTAACCAGTGCAACTCCCAAGGTGTCCGTTGACTGACTTTTTTTGAAAATACGTAATACTAAATCTAAGACCGTTGCTATCCAAGCTAAAAACAGAACCAGTCGAATAACCTTTACTGGCAACCAAGTCCCCGTGACCATCAAGATGAGACCTAGCAGAACAAACAAGAACCCCTGAGCAAGTAATTTCTTACCTGTCAGACCTAAAGATAGAATTTTCGCCATATAAAAACCTTTCAACAATAAAAATTAAACACTCCGATTAAACTGACTAGTAAATAGCCAACACTACAAACAGCCTGTGCCAGCAACATATGGTGACTAGAAATGACTGTAGTAATGTCACCATCTTGTCTTATGCACTTCTAAAATTTGTTATATTGATTAGAAACCAGAGCTTATAAAAACTAGCTAAACTCGAGAGATAGACACAATTGCGACGAAAAAATGTATAACCAATTCAACTTGTTAAGGTAAGAAAGCATTATTTCCAATCTATTAATTATTCATCTATTACCTATTATGACACAATATTCCCTATAGTTCAACTTTTTACTTGTTTTTATATTACACGGACTAAAAAGTTTTCAACAGTTGATTGCATGTGTTTTAATAAGTTTTAACCTTTCTTGGTTAGATAAAAAAAGAACCATACAGTTTAGAATCTGTATGGTTTTTGCCCCACTTTTGTCCCATTTTTAAATCATGACATTGAAAATACCTAAAATCACTTATATTTCAATATTTTTAATTGCTCTCAATATGAAAGTCCTTTCCAAATCCCTGTAGGGGGCATCTAAATCAACAGGAAAAAGCCTTGATTTACAAGGCTTTTTTGTGTAGTCTTAGCACTAAAAACGATAGAAAAAGCGGCCCTTCTGTACTGACCCCAAAAGTTGGACAGAAAAAACCTAACTTTTGTGGCGCAGTTCATTAGCGCCACATAAAGTTATTTAAGCATCTCCTTTTCTCTCATTACCATTTTCTGTTATAATAAATTGTACTTCTAAAATAGAAAGGTCTTAAGATGACAACTCTTATTAAACATAAACGTGTAGAATTTTCAGAACTTTTTTATGACTTAGTTTTTGTTTTTGCAATTTCAAAAGTAACTACTTTAATCGACCATCTTCATAACGGTATTTTGACTTGGAATTCTTTCCTTGATTTTTTCATTGCTATTTTGGTTCTCATCGATTCCTGGATGATTCAAACCGATTATACCAATCGCTATGGAAAGAACTCTTTATTTAACATGGTAATCATGTTTATCAAAATGGGACTTTTACTCTTTATAGCCAATATGATTGGACCTGATTGGCAACAATATTTTCATTATCTCTGTTGGGCTATTGGTACATTAACCCTTACCTTATTTTTTCAATATTTGGTTGAATTTTTTAGAAAATCAACCGATGATGTTGAACGGGAAAGTATCAAAGATTTTCTATGGATAACAGGTCTAGGAAGTTTAGGAGTCTATCTAGCAGCTCTTCTTCCTATTTACGTTAGAGTCTATATCTTCTTTGCTAGTATTCTGTTTATCTTTATTATGCCAAGTATCTTGCTTAATAAAGATAAGCATTACCAGGTAAATCTCCCCCATTTAATCGAGCGCATCTCCCTTCTTGTCATTATTACGTTTGGAGAGATGATTACGAATCTAGCTAACTTCTTTACAATCGAGAATTTCTCGATTTATTCGGTTCTTTATCTCATTATTATGATTTCTCTGTTCTTGTTTTATTTTGGTCAATTCGACCATGCTATTGATGAAAAATCTAATCAAAAGGGACTATTTCTAATTTACAGTCACTATCCTATTTTCATTGGACTTATGATGATGACTGTATCGATGAGTTTTCTTCAGAATCCTGAAGCTAATCGTCTCTTTGCAACCAGCTTCTCTTATATCGGATTTGGCCTCTTTCAAGCTGCTGTCCTAGTAAATGGGCCCTATAACAAACACTATCTTCGCTATTCGAAAAGTTACTACTGTGTCCAAGCGACACTCTATCTGGCTTCCTTTATTCTCTCTTTAATCTTTGCTTCTAATCCTATAATAGTAGTGAGTATAACAACCATTTTAGCTCTAGCTATAGCCATTCATTTTATTTATTTTTATATGACACAGAATAAAAAATATTCCAAATCTAACTGGGAGTTATTTTAATGAGTTTATAACATTAAAAAGCTTTGGGAACCAAGGCTTTTTTTCATTAATTTGTTTTTCCATTTTATCCTCCGATTTGAACTCGCACTGACATTTATTTATAACAAAACTATATATCTAGAATAGCATAATCATTAGGTATTATAGGTTTTCAAACCAAATACGAGTCATTCGTTTTTGCCCCATTTTTAAATCCTGACATTGAAAACACCTAAAAGTATTTCCCTAAAATCAGCTATATTTCAACATTTTTGTTTATTTTCAATATGAAAAGTTCTTACAAATCCATGTAGGGGGCATCTACATACAACAGGAAAAGCCTTGAGTAAAGGCTTTTTTCGTATCTTCTACAAAAAAAAAGCAAGAGTTTTAGAGGACTATGACTCTAGATGTACATTTTACTTAAATGACTGAAGGTCTTTTCTTAACAAAAACACCCCAAAAATTAGATTTTTTCTGTCTAACTTTTGAGGTACAGTTCAAAACGCGAAATAGCATTTTTTATTTTAGGTTACTAATCTAATCGAATAAACATCATGGCATTCAACAAAGATATGAGTGAGACCGTGTTTATATTATTTGAATAGATCAGTCTCTTATTTTCAATCGGAGGAATAATAAAATTAGAAATGATGATATCATAAGGCGATTCTTCTAAAGATTCCTTTGATAATTCTAATTCAGTCCAAACCTCAAGTTCAAAATTGTTGCTGCAATAATAAGAAAGTGTTTCCGCTACTGATTTTGCATGATACTGATCAAAATTGCTCATAACCAGAACCTTCAGCTTTGGCTGATTTTGTAGTAAATTAAGCACCAAATGTTTGGTATGAGTGATGAAGGTATAAGATAGATGATTTACCATCATTGAACTAGAACAAACCTCAAGAGTCTCTAAATAATGAGAAAGCTCTTTTTTTACATCTGAAACAAATTTAGGAAAAATATTTTGAAAATTCCTGATTGTATTCCCTTTTTGATCAAATAAAATAAACTCAGTGGACAACTCTTGACGATACAGATGTGCGGTATTATGCAGATGCCAAATCAGATTATCCTTATTCTCAATCTCAATCTGATACTTGACTGAAATCTGATCAATAAAATCACTCAATAGATGATAAGATTTTTCAACATAGCTATCCTTTTTTACACATTTCATAAAGAGACTTTCATCTATGAAAAACATTTTTTGAAAGTAAGACACAAATAATTGGCAAACCACTTCTTCATCTAAAGAGATATTGTATTCTGATTCAAAACTCTGAGCAACACCTTCTATTCCTTCTACCTGCATTAAAAAATCCAAACTTTGATCGTTAAAAGAGTCTTTCTCTACTTCCATGAAATGACCAAACTTTATTCTATATAGGTTCGTAACTAGGAGCAACTTTAGCATTCTATGAGTTGACAAATTCATTGGAAAGCTTGTTTCCTTATAAACCAATTCTAACAATTGAGATAGGGGCTCTGATGAAAAATTTTCAAATGGCCATTCTAGGAAATAATATTTTTCTGAAAAATATTGTGCAAAAAAGTAACGAATATCTCTCTCATTTCCAATGATTTGAACAGGGGTCAGACTGATTTCAAATTGAAATTGCCTTTTAATCACTTTATTGATTTGGCTAATAATACGATAGAGCGAAGATGAACTGATATAAAATTCTTTACAAATACTCTCAGCTTGACAACCTTCATTAAAGAAGATAAATTCTAAAATCGAAAAATGAGTTGAATGCTTAAAGAAATGATGGTAAACCATTTCAATATCACTATCATCGGTATTAATAATGCGTATACCATTAGTAGAAGAATGAAAAATCAAGTCAGGAAAAGCAGATTTAACATGGGATAGATCATCTTTGACTGCACGTTCTGTACAATTTAGTAACTCTGCTAGTTCAGAACGATGAAACCAACGTTTATGTTCAAATAATAATTCTAATAATTCTAATTGCCTATGACTTTTTTTAGATAATAAATCTCTCATAAATGTCTTTCTCTCTTTATAAATTATCGGATTAAACCTCTTGCAATTATACCACAAAGAATAGGTATAACATGATATAACGACTTTTACTAAGAACCTTTTATTTCGTATAATAACACTACGGGGGCAATATATAAACAATTTTCTTATTTTACCGTCTATTGAGGGCGTGAATACAGAATCAAATTCAAGTCGAAAGATTATACTTTTAATTTTAAAAATTATATAATAGCAACAATCAAAGAATTTGATTTTTTATATTAAAATTATATAATAATCAAAATAATTGATTATTTTATATCAAAATTATATAATAGCAATAATCAAAGGAATTGATTTATTTTTTGATATTAAAATAAAAAAGGAGGGTAAACAATATTGTGGTCAATCATTGCTGGAGGTCTTATTGGACTTGTAGCAGGTAGAATCACTAAAAAAGGTAGTTCTATGGGAATCGTCGCAAATGTATTCGCTGGTTTAGTCGGGGCATCTGTAGGACAATCCCTTTTAGGTAGTTGGGGCCCATCCATCGCTGGAATGGCTTTGATCCCATCTATTGCAGGAGCAGCAATTGTTGTTACTGTAGTATCATTCTTTACAGGTAGAAAGTAAACTTTTCGCCAGTAAAGTTAGCAAACTATTTTTAAATCAATGACGAGAAAAATAGTTTAAATGTTAAATCGAAAGGATTGTATATGTCAAAAGCAAAGAAAATATGTTTCATTATTTTCTGTATTTTAATCTTGACAATTTTCCTTCCTGTTTTGATAGATTATCATCAAGTTAGTGATCTAGGCATTCAGCTATTTAGCTGGAGACAGAATCATTTCGTTGAATTCTATCTCTCTAGATATATATTCTGGGGGATAGTGGCTCTATCAACTTTAGTTTTGTTATCGATGTTAGTTGTGTTGTTTTATCCTAAACGTTATTTGGAAATTCAACTTGAAACTAAAAACGATACATTAAAATTAAAGAATTCTGCAATCGAAGGTTTTGTTAGAAGTTTGGTAAGTGATCATGGATTGATCAAGAACCCAACTGTTCATGTAAATTTACGAAAAAATAAATGTTTCGTTCATGTAGAAGGTAAAATTCTTCCTTCGGACAACATCGCTGACAGATGCCAACTAATTCAAAATGAAATAACTAATGGATTGAAGCAGTTTTTTGGTATTGAGCGTCAGGTTAAACTAGAAGTTCTAGTAAAAGACTACCAGCCTAAACCAAAACCTCAAAACAAAAAGACTGTTAGTCGTGTGAAGTAAGGAAGTAAAAAATGGAATGGCTTAAACAATATCGATATCCAATTATCGCTGGTCTCATAGGCGTATTTCTCGCCTGTTTGATTATCTCCTTTGGCTTCTTCAAAACAATATTTGTATTGATTTTAGGAGCACTGGGAGTTGCAGCTGGATTATATATCGAAAAAAACTATATAGATAAATAAAAAAAATAAAAATTACTAATTTAATTAAAGGAGTTTCATATGTCAAACGAAAAAAACATTAACACTAACGTAGAAAAGAAAGATGCTACTGCTGTAGCTCACGAAATCAAAGGAGAACTTACTTACGAAGATAAAGTTATCCAAAAAATCATTGGTCTGTCACTAGAAAACGTTTCAGGTCTTTTGGGAATCGACGGTGGTTTCTTCTCAAATCTTAAAGAAAAAATCATTAACAGCGATGATGTAACAAGTGGTGTTAACGTAGAAGTTGGTAAAACACAAGTTGCAGTTGACTTAAACGTTATTGTTGAGTACCAAAAAAATGTTCCAGCTTTATATTCAGAAATCAGAGAAATCGTATCTTCAGAAGTTGCTAAAATGACTGACTTGGAAGTTGTTGAAATCAACGTAAACGTTGTCGACATCAAAACTAAAGAACAACATGAAGCAGACTCAGTAAGCCTTCAAGATCGCGTATCTGACGTTGCTGAATCAACAGGAGAATTCGCTTCAGAACAATTCGAAAAAGCTAAATCTGGTTTCTCAACTGTTCAAGAAAAAGTTAGCGAAGGTGTAGAAGCTGTTAAAGGTGCAGCAACTGGTGTAGTATCTCACGAAAAAACTCGTGTAAACTAAGATAAAATAAATATAACAGGAGAAATTATCATGTCAGTAGAAGAAAAATTAAATCAAGCTAAGGGTTCTATTAAAGAAGGTGTTGGTAAAGCCATCGGTGATGAAAAAATGGAAAAAGAAGGAACAGCTGAAAAAGTTGTTTCTAAAGTAAAAGAAGTTGCTGAAGATGCCAAAGACGCTGTAGAAGGCGCTATCGAAGGTGTTAAAAACATGTTGAGTGGCGACAATAAATAAGGCTAAAAGTTACTTTATCTTTTTAGTAACATTAGTCAAAAGAGTCTGAGTCAAGATGATTCTCAGAAAACAAAAAGCTAGAGATTTCCAATTGCGGAACTCTAGCTTTTTAATTTTTCCTCTTTCTCTTATTATATTTCAGCAGGTTGTTGACCATGAGTACGAATCCCATGTCAATTCTCACTTTACGCTTACCTCTCAGATGACATCTCTTATAACCCAAACAAACCTTTATCTGCCCAAAGACAGATTTCATATCAATCTTACGTTTAGCGAAAATTTATCTACCCTTGGAAGATAAAAGTGCCTGATATTCTTTAGTTTTTAAACACTGGTAACGTTCATTTATATACAGTCCCTTTTGAGGGGCTGATTCAGGTTCATCATCGCAGTCAACATTGATTTCAAGGCTGTTTGCCTTCTATCTCCCCTTTTTCATGATGTATTTTCGTACGGGTGCTTCAACCATTTGAACGATTTCAAATCCTTCTTTTTGGTAAAGGTGCTGAGCTCTTTGATTTGCCTCGAAGACATTTAGAGAAATACTGTCTATGTCTCCATTTTCAAAGACCAAACTAACAAATTTCCTTAAAGCCTGCCTACCTAAGCCTTGCCCCTGTTTCTGGGGGTTGATAAAAAATCTTCCAATATGAAGATTGCTGTCTTCTAGCCTAATTTTCTGGATAAGCCCGACAAACTCTTGTCCTTCAAAGATTGAAAAGATTCCTTCAAAATCTTGCAAAACTTGAATTGTCAAGGGAAAAGGAATCATTGTTCCCATCCATTGTTCTTGAAAAACTTTGCCAAGGGAGTTGGACCATTGGCATACGAGCTGAGCATTTTCTGTGCTCACCTTTTCTTCAAAACGAATTATCATCTTTGCCTCACCATCTTATCTATGTTTCTCCATTATACTACTTCTCCTATTTTTTACGAATAGATAAGTATGATTAATATTTATTTTTTTCTTGTCGGGAGCATTCTCGCTTCCTTTCTTGGTTTGGTTATTGACCGTTTCCCAGAGCAATCCATTATCAGCCCAGCCAGTCACTGCGATTCCTGTCAGACTCCTTTACGTCCCTTAGATTTGATTCCGATTCTCTCACAGGTACTCAATCGCTTTCGCTGTCGCTACTGCAAGGCTCCTTATCCTGTCTGGTATGCCCTCTTTGAACTAGGCTTAGGACTCATATTTCTGCTTTACTCTTGGGAATTGCTTCCCTTGGGGCAAGTCATCCTAATCACTGCTGGTTTGACCTTGGGCATCTACGACTTTCGCCATCAGGAATATCCCTTACTGGTCTGGATTGTCTTTCATCTACTCCTAATAGTCTGCTCCGGCTGGAATTTGGTCATGATCTTCCTCCTTGTTCTTGGAATTTTGGCTCATTTTATTGATATTCGCATGGGCGCAGGGGATTTCCTCTTTTTAGCTTCTTGCGCTCTCGTCTTTAGTGCGACCGAATTACTGATCTTGATTCAGTTTGCTTCTGCAACAGGAATTCTAGCCTTTCTCCTACAAAAGAAAAAGGAAAGACTTCCTTTTGTGCCTTTCCTCTTACTCGCTACTTGTGTGATTGTTTTTGGTAAGTTACTGCTTGTTTGATAAAGTCCTGAATCGGCTCTCCTTGATGGAGGGCTTTTACAATTTTCGAACCAACGATAACGCCATCTGACACCTCATTGAAGCGTTCTACATCGGCTTGACTAGATACACCAAAACCTGTCAAGACTGGGATATCGGCCACTTGATGAAGTTGTGCCAAGTGCTTATCCAAGTCTGCACGGTAATTGCCTGATTTCCCTGTCACCCCATTGATGGCAACGGCATAGACGAATCCTTCTGCCCCATCAATCAACTCTTTCTGGCGTTCAATTCCTGTCGTCAAACTAACTAGAGGAATCAAGGCAATGTCTGTGTCTGCCAAAAATGGTTCTACAAAGTTTGCATGCTCATGAGGCAGGTCTGGGATAATCAATCCCTTAACCCCTGTATCTTCCAAATCT carries:
- a CDS encoding prepilin peptidase, with the translated sequence MINIYFFLVGSILASFLGLVIDRFPEQSIISPASHCDSCQTPLRPLDLIPILSQVLNRFRCRYCKAPYPVWYALFELGLGLIFLLYSWELLPLGQVILITAGLTLGIYDFRHQEYPLLVWIVFHLLLIVCSGWNLVMIFLLVLGILAHFIDIRMGAGDFLFLASCALVFSATELLILIQFASATGILAFLLQKKKERLPFVPFLLLATCVIVFGKLLLV
- a CDS encoding CsbD family protein — protein: MSVEEKLNQAKGSIKEGVGKAIGDEKMEKEGTAEKVVSKVKEVAEDAKDAVEGAIEGVKNMLSGDNK
- a CDS encoding low temperature requirement protein A; its protein translation is MTTLIKHKRVEFSELFYDLVFVFAISKVTTLIDHLHNGILTWNSFLDFFIAILVLIDSWMIQTDYTNRYGKNSLFNMVIMFIKMGLLLFIANMIGPDWQQYFHYLCWAIGTLTLTLFFQYLVEFFRKSTDDVERESIKDFLWITGLGSLGVYLAALLPIYVRVYIFFASILFIFIMPSILLNKDKHYQVNLPHLIERISLLVIITFGEMITNLANFFTIENFSIYSVLYLIIMISLFLFYFGQFDHAIDEKSNQKGLFLIYSHYPIFIGLMMMTVSMSFLQNPEANRLFATSFSYIGFGLFQAAVLVNGPYNKHYLRYSKSYYCVQATLYLASFILSLIFASNPIIVVSITTILALAIAIHFIYFYMTQNKKYSKSNWELF
- the trpA gene encoding tryptophan synthase subunit alpha → MPKTLTEKLNAIKAAGKGIFVPYIMAGDHEKGLDGLGETIHFLEDLGVSAIEVGIPFSDPVADGPVIEEAGLRSLAHGTSTQALVETLKNIETEVPLVIMTYFNPLFQYGVENFVKDLEDTGVKGLIIPDLPHEHANFVEPFLADTDIALIPLVSLTTGIERQKELIDGAEGFVYAVAINGVTGKSGNYRADLDKHLAQLHQVADIPVLTGFGVSSQADVERFNEVSDGVIVGSKIVKALHQGEPIQDFIKQAVTYQKQSHK
- a CDS encoding DUF2273 domain-containing protein: MEWLKQYRYPIIAGLIGVFLACLIISFGFFKTIFVLILGALGVAAGLYIEKNYIDK
- a CDS encoding Asp23/Gls24 family envelope stress response protein produces the protein MSNEKNINTNVEKKDATAVAHEIKGELTYEDKVIQKIIGLSLENVSGLLGIDGGFFSNLKEKIINSDDVTSGVNVEVGKTQVAVDLNVIVEYQKNVPALYSEIREIVSSEVAKMTDLEVVEINVNVVDIKTKEQHEADSVSLQDRVSDVAESTGEFASEQFEKAKSGFSTVQEKVSEGVEAVKGAATGVVSHEKTRVN
- the mgaSpn gene encoding virulence factor transcriptional regulator MgaSpn, which gives rise to MRDLLSKKSHRQLELLELLFEHKRWFHRSELAELLNCTERAVKDDLSHVKSAFPDLIFHSSTNGIRIINTDDSDIEMVYHHFFKHSTHFSILEFIFFNEGCQAESICKEFYISSSSLYRIISQINKVIKRQFQFEISLTPVQIIGNERDIRYFFAQYFSEKYYFLEWPFENFSSEPLSQLLELVYKETSFPMNLSTHRMLKLLLVTNLYRIKFGHFMEVEKDSFNDQSLDFLMQVEGIEGVAQSFESEYNISLDEEVVCQLFVSYFQKMFFIDESLFMKCVKKDSYVEKSYHLLSDFIDQISVKYQIEIENKDNLIWHLHNTAHLYRQELSTEFILFDQKGNTIRNFQNIFPKFVSDVKKELSHYLETLEVCSSSMMVNHLSYTFITHTKHLVLNLLQNQPKLKVLVMSNFDQYHAKSVAETLSYYCSNNFELEVWTELELSKESLEESPYDIIISNFIIPPIENKRLIYSNNINTVSLISLLNAMMFIRLD
- the amaP gene encoding alkaline shock response membrane anchor protein AmaP; this translates as MSKAKKICFIIFCILILTIFLPVLIDYHQVSDLGIQLFSWRQNHFVEFYLSRYIFWGIVALSTLVLLSMLVVLFYPKRYLEIQLETKNDTLKLKNSAIEGFVRSLVSDHGLIKNPTVHVNLRKNKCFVHVEGKILPSDNIADRCQLIQNEITNGLKQFFGIERQVKLEVLVKDYQPKPKPQNKKTVSRVK
- a CDS encoding DUF308 domain-containing protein — translated: MAKILSLGLTGKKLLAQGFLFVLLGLILMVTGTWLPVKVIRLVLFLAWIATVLDLVLRIFKKSQSTDTLGVALVKLLVLGYLLGSNLATDVPIYILALVIGVYQIFHASINLVTYVLYRKNKIRPRFRLLLDGLVLVFLGGTSLLSSTGNSVFQLFVLGAYFFLYGVSNIRDGFLFEEEIGKNHLKRRVRMSLPIVLAALIPARTLAKINKFMLENADEEEDIHLGIVKSGKTAELEIFVHTAETSLFSAIGHVDICYQGRVISYGNYDPSSETLFGMVGDGVLYFCDRDKYIDLCKRESQKTLFGYGIDLTPEMEKAVQKKLAELKQLTIPWEPSADKIMTGDGKEDYTYAYKIRHETDGELYKFIKSKFKSYFVLSTNCVLLADTIVGQAGTDILSPKGFIAPGTYQAYLNREFEKPNSIVVSKHVY
- a CDS encoding GNAT family N-acetyltransferase → MIIRFEEKVSTENAQLVCQWSNSLGKVFQEQWMGTMIPFPLTIQVLQDFEGIFSIFEGQEFVGLIQKIRLEDSNLHIGRFFINPQKQGQGLGRQALRKFVSLVFENGDIDSISLNVFEANQRAQHLYQKEGFEIVQMVEAPVRKYIMKKGR
- a CDS encoding GlsB/YeaQ/YmgE family stress response membrane protein, yielding MLWSIIAGGLIGLVAGRITKKGSSMGIVANVFAGLVGASVGQSLLGSWGPSIAGMALIPSIAGAAIVVTVVSFFTGRK